A single genomic interval of Agarivorans aestuarii harbors:
- a CDS encoding transporter substrate-binding domain-containing protein, with product MKKITIASFFLFCGLTLSNSVLAQVTTPMVLGERDRLVVDLIKLAFEKSNYSQKIQPIDTYYSEARLVEEVKQDQVSVIWAGASNSMQQQLKAIKIPIFKGLLGHRVFVIEKSNQAAFEGVSSLASLKRLKAGLGRFWGDTEILENAGLEVVKPVKAQSLFYMVDGGRFDYLPLAVHEAWEVVETQKEVNLAVEDDILLVYPMAMYLYVNPKNRALYDAINDGLETAIADGSYNQLFYQSPLISKTFETARLTERRIIKIDNPLLPADAPLHREELWLDIQER from the coding sequence ATGAAAAAAATAACCATTGCCAGCTTCTTTTTGTTTTGCGGTTTAACCTTATCTAATAGCGTTCTAGCACAGGTAACAACGCCCATGGTTTTGGGCGAACGCGACCGCTTAGTCGTTGATTTGATTAAATTAGCATTTGAAAAAAGTAACTATTCGCAAAAAATTCAACCCATCGATACCTATTACAGTGAGGCTCGATTAGTTGAAGAAGTAAAACAAGATCAGGTGAGTGTGATTTGGGCTGGTGCGTCAAACTCAATGCAGCAACAGCTTAAAGCCATCAAGATCCCTATTTTTAAAGGATTATTGGGCCACCGCGTTTTTGTTATTGAAAAAAGTAATCAAGCAGCCTTTGAAGGCGTGTCTAGTTTAGCCTCGTTAAAGCGCTTAAAAGCAGGCTTAGGCCGTTTTTGGGGCGATACTGAAATCCTAGAAAATGCCGGACTAGAAGTAGTTAAACCGGTTAAAGCGCAAAGCTTATTCTACATGGTAGATGGCGGGCGTTTTGACTACCTACCTTTAGCCGTGCACGAAGCCTGGGAAGTGGTAGAAACCCAAAAGGAAGTAAACCTTGCCGTAGAAGATGACATTCTGTTGGTCTACCCAATGGCGATGTATCTCTACGTTAATCCTAAGAATCGCGCCTTATATGATGCGATTAACGATGGCTTAGAAACCGCCATTGCTGATGGCAGCTATAACCAGCTATTTTATCAATCTCCCCTTATCTCAAAAACCTTTGAAACAGCGCGCCTTACCGAGCGCCGAATAATAAAAATAGATAATCCTTTACTGCCCGCAGACGCACCTTTGCACCGCGAAGAGTTGTGGTTGGACATTCAAGAAAGATAG
- a CDS encoding beta-galactosidase has product METRLRADSAKTISEHEQSILIYDFAEQIPKAFSFSNVDAELVSEGNGITTGSQALKVTTHSKENFYTSIFIEPEQPFDWSALPNFSFAFDVTNLGRRSTQIFINIFDKQGQMHSRSINVAGGSCKTYLNELKGEFLKGGLNYESGFRSNPAAWDTPFHYATWMWGEMNIDLSAVAKIELSIHGTLIDHQLVLDNFRVIFTPECNPDFLKGCLDKFGQNALVETAEKVHSEEELLAVTAKELKALEQGAMPQRSRFSGYTGGPQLEATGFFRTEKIDGKWSLVDPDGYPYFATGLDIIRLANSFTITGIDYDHSKVAARSDDDVTPEDSKEKLEICQEAFDSAHVANQTRRDFFDWLPSYDDPLAEHYSYMRELFEGPVDRGEIFSFYSANLQRKYGQDDADYMGKWREVTMDRMLNWGFSCLGNWTAPEFYCNDKIPYFANGWIIGDFKTVTSGDDFWAPLPDPFDPVFRERAEATVSQVKAEMQGSPWCVGIFIDNEKSWGRMGTINGHYGIAIHTLGRSDEESPTKAVFTQALKDKYGTVEQLNQAWGTKIESWQAVAGGVSDLAHNEAQLSDYSMLLELYASEYFKVVNESLKAQLPNHLYLGARFADWGCNPEVVRAAAKHVDVVSYNYYKEGLHPEPWKFLAEVDMPSIIGEFHIGVKEGFFHAGLVTANDQTERGEMFEDYLNSVIDNPYFVGAHWFQYIDSPITGRSFDGENYNVGFVGITDVPYQPMVDAAKRVNGGMYQRRFNKAKK; this is encoded by the coding sequence ATGGAAACGCGCTTAAGGGCTGACTCAGCTAAAACTATATCTGAGCATGAGCAATCAATTTTGATTTATGATTTTGCTGAGCAAATTCCTAAGGCTTTTAGTTTTAGCAACGTGGACGCAGAATTGGTAAGTGAAGGCAACGGCATTACTACTGGTTCGCAAGCCTTAAAAGTTACTACACATAGCAAAGAAAACTTTTACACCTCAATTTTTATCGAGCCTGAGCAGCCTTTTGATTGGAGTGCGCTTCCTAACTTTAGTTTTGCATTTGACGTCACAAACTTAGGTCGTCGTTCAACACAGATTTTCATCAATATCTTCGACAAACAAGGGCAAATGCATAGCCGCAGCATTAACGTGGCGGGTGGCTCTTGCAAAACTTATTTAAACGAGCTTAAGGGTGAGTTTTTAAAGGGTGGGCTTAACTATGAATCGGGTTTTCGCTCTAACCCTGCAGCCTGGGATACGCCATTTCACTATGCAACGTGGATGTGGGGCGAGATGAACATCGATTTAAGTGCCGTTGCCAAAATTGAATTAAGCATTCACGGTACTTTGATTGATCATCAGTTGGTGTTAGATAACTTTAGAGTGATTTTCACCCCGGAATGTAATCCCGATTTTCTTAAAGGTTGTTTAGATAAGTTTGGTCAAAATGCTTTAGTAGAAACCGCGGAAAAAGTACATTCTGAAGAAGAGTTATTGGCGGTTACAGCCAAAGAGCTTAAAGCCTTAGAGCAAGGCGCTATGCCCCAGCGTTCGCGCTTTAGTGGTTACACTGGTGGCCCGCAGCTAGAGGCAACTGGCTTTTTCCGTACCGAAAAAATCGACGGAAAATGGTCGTTAGTTGACCCAGATGGCTACCCATACTTTGCTACCGGCCTCGATATTATTCGCCTAGCAAACTCATTTACCATTACCGGTATTGATTACGACCACTCAAAAGTGGCTGCGCGTAGCGATGACGATGTAACACCTGAAGACTCTAAAGAAAAGCTCGAAATTTGCCAAGAAGCCTTTGATTCAGCCCATGTTGCTAACCAAACTCGCCGAGACTTTTTCGATTGGTTGCCTAGCTACGACGACCCGTTAGCTGAGCATTACAGCTATATGCGTGAACTGTTTGAAGGGCCAGTTGATCGCGGCGAGATCTTTAGTTTTTACTCGGCAAATCTACAGCGCAAGTACGGTCAAGATGACGCCGATTACATGGGCAAGTGGCGTGAAGTTACCATGGACCGCATGCTTAACTGGGGCTTTTCTTGTTTAGGTAATTGGACTGCTCCAGAATTTTACTGTAACGATAAAATTCCTTATTTCGCCAATGGCTGGATTATTGGTGACTTTAAAACAGTGACTAGTGGCGATGACTTTTGGGCGCCACTGCCAGATCCTTTCGACCCGGTATTTAGAGAGCGCGCCGAAGCAACCGTAAGCCAAGTTAAAGCCGAAATGCAAGGTTCACCATGGTGTGTGGGTATTTTCATTGATAATGAGAAAAGCTGGGGCCGAATGGGCACCATTAATGGCCATTATGGTATTGCGATCCATACTCTAGGTCGCAGCGATGAGGAGAGCCCAACTAAGGCAGTATTCACTCAAGCCTTAAAAGACAAGTACGGCACTGTAGAACAGCTTAACCAAGCTTGGGGGACTAAGATTGAATCTTGGCAAGCTGTAGCTGGTGGCGTTAGTGATTTAGCCCATAACGAAGCACAGCTTAGTGACTACTCCATGTTATTAGAGTTGTACGCCAGCGAATACTTCAAAGTGGTAAACGAGTCGCTTAAGGCTCAATTACCTAATCACTTGTATTTGGGAGCTCGATTTGCTGATTGGGGCTGTAATCCAGAGGTGGTAAGAGCCGCAGCAAAACATGTGGATGTTGTAAGTTACAACTACTACAAAGAAGGGCTACACCCAGAACCTTGGAAGTTTTTGGCCGAAGTAGATATGCCAAGCATTATTGGTGAGTTTCATATTGGCGTTAAAGAAGGTTTCTTTCACGCAGGTTTGGTGACGGCTAACGACCAAACCGAGCGCGGCGAGATGTTCGAAGATTACTTAAACTCGGTAATTGATAATCCATACTTTGTTGGGGCGCATTGGTTCCAATACATTGACTCGCCGATTACTGGGCGTTCGTTTGACGGTGAAAACTACAATGTGGGTTTTGTGGGTATCACCGATGTACCATATCAGCCAATGGTTGATGCTGCGAAGCGGGTAAATGGCGGCATGTATCAGCGCCGTTTTAATAAGGCGAAAAAGTAG
- a CDS encoding FG-GAP-like repeat-containing protein: MISRNSSKQRVFTRSLISALVIAITGCNSSSDDGNGGSGGGFTPITVTNTQPVEMPYSVSGSSLKQVNFEFSISVPYANLSLYADDQLLLDNIDIPSQGINQLNAIVDFGSLGDKQLRLVGRNGDILINNMTFQDISDLSMPKFRDASDEIGLVTEDTYKYGGPSVGDINNDGHYDFVLNNHNYISTQLAMNNGDGTVTLSDLFPNVQDFHGSALGDYTGNGELDIMVALGGANGTSPSSYVLLKNEGGTFTQATDTGITTPARGRAPRWLDMDLDGHLDLALINAKTPNYDGPQQLFYRNKGDGTFEEVRIPGIESAEAERALVLDFNNDGIDDILLFSPITLWQGNGNLGFTDVTAQWLPEGAANAWQVQAVADVDVNGNGLFDLYIARGKPEYQLSDKSYDFNPSTKKLDIRDNGETGTTEISFTADESVTLSGLDLVYRQYDGGYPIYLGETKERKDVHATGFQPDQLPPEMSGAPSTLEITTEAANGWPSAREANGIYIGYLGDGNWKAEWVRDQNVYWNVSFTLDGLNDLALDWQPNNRNEQDILLINQGDKFVDASSEWNLPKGGNHWGVTHGDFNNNGFNDIFIHRFGFLKERVTDLLLVNTGKGQFIPTTLHGAHSMTDHGHGDMGQGFDFDQNGRVDLLNGSNEEGRWYMYKNDTQDLGNYVLVDVGYSPLNKLDPLSAQVVVTTESGKTYRKRVGSAGEVFSQGSINMLHFGLANETEIKQVAVHWRNGEKVYFSDVNANAKYLTKDAANPAPTAIALERQEKKLAVAETYSLMPSFVPLNAQASVSYRSSDPSVATVSEDGLVTAVGDGDATITVSSLIADDVSTTMAIGVGDFDPIYATDITIAGDDQTFYVGQTTSLSATLASSDPLEQPDDQSITWQSSNTAIATVDGSGAVTGIAEGSADITAIANGSEVANDVSDLVSLNIETFYASAMSFDDVNKYTSTDYSTGGSMDVQVNYHAGSGDSVDSNGIVYRLREIQAGWVGITQDHTEIDTTAAGQVSGTSSVSIPLNDATASADLPSGDFHFLFIEFNTTSGKHVEVKVGFAPGDITIVAAP, encoded by the coding sequence ATGATATCTCGCAATAGTTCTAAACAAAGAGTGTTTACGCGCAGCTTGATCAGTGCATTGGTTATCGCCATTACCGGGTGTAATAGCAGTAGTGATGATGGAAATGGCGGAAGCGGTGGTGGGTTTACGCCTATTACAGTAACCAATACGCAGCCGGTAGAAATGCCTTACAGTGTTAGCGGCTCTAGCCTCAAGCAAGTAAACTTTGAGTTTTCTATAAGCGTTCCCTATGCCAACTTAAGTTTGTATGCCGATGATCAATTGTTATTGGATAACATTGATATTCCTAGTCAAGGTATTAATCAGCTAAACGCAATTGTTGATTTTGGCTCTTTAGGTGACAAGCAGTTGCGCCTTGTTGGACGAAATGGCGATATCTTGATTAACAACATGACCTTTCAAGATATTAGCGACTTAAGTATGCCTAAGTTTCGCGACGCTTCCGACGAAATAGGTTTAGTGACCGAAGATACCTACAAGTATGGTGGTCCGTCGGTGGGTGATATTAACAACGATGGTCACTACGACTTTGTGCTTAATAACCACAACTATATTTCTACCCAGCTAGCGATGAACAATGGCGATGGTACCGTGACCTTAAGCGATCTGTTTCCTAATGTTCAGGACTTTCACGGTTCGGCCCTTGGTGATTACACTGGCAATGGTGAATTAGATATTATGGTGGCGCTAGGCGGAGCTAATGGTACTAGCCCATCGTCTTATGTACTGCTCAAAAATGAAGGCGGAACCTTCACCCAAGCCACCGATACTGGCATAACAACACCTGCGCGTGGTCGCGCACCTCGTTGGTTAGATATGGATTTAGATGGTCATTTAGATTTAGCTTTAATCAATGCTAAAACGCCAAACTACGATGGCCCGCAACAACTCTTTTACCGCAACAAGGGTGACGGTACTTTCGAAGAAGTACGCATTCCTGGTATCGAGAGTGCCGAAGCCGAGCGCGCCTTGGTTCTCGACTTTAATAATGACGGTATTGACGACATATTGCTATTCTCGCCAATAACGCTTTGGCAGGGCAATGGCAACCTAGGCTTTACCGATGTTACAGCTCAATGGCTACCAGAAGGCGCAGCTAATGCTTGGCAAGTGCAAGCAGTAGCAGACGTTGATGTAAACGGTAACGGTTTATTTGATTTGTATATTGCTCGAGGCAAACCAGAGTATCAGCTGTCTGACAAATCTTATGACTTTAACCCATCAACTAAAAAGCTCGATATCCGTGATAATGGTGAAACTGGCACAACGGAGATTAGCTTCACTGCTGACGAGAGCGTTACGTTATCTGGCTTAGATTTGGTTTATCGCCAGTATGATGGTGGTTACCCTATCTACCTTGGTGAAACCAAAGAGCGTAAAGATGTACATGCCACAGGCTTCCAGCCTGACCAGCTTCCACCAGAAATGAGTGGGGCGCCAAGTACCTTGGAAATAACCACAGAGGCGGCTAATGGTTGGCCTAGCGCACGTGAAGCTAACGGCATTTACATTGGTTACTTAGGTGATGGTAACTGGAAAGCCGAGTGGGTTCGTGATCAAAATGTTTATTGGAATGTGAGTTTCACATTAGATGGATTAAATGACCTCGCTCTAGATTGGCAGCCTAATAACCGCAACGAACAAGATATTTTGTTGATTAACCAAGGCGATAAGTTTGTTGATGCCTCGAGTGAGTGGAATTTGCCTAAAGGTGGTAACCACTGGGGGGTTACTCACGGTGACTTCAATAATAATGGATTCAATGACATCTTTATTCACCGTTTTGGCTTTTTAAAAGAGCGTGTGACAGACCTATTATTGGTAAACACTGGTAAAGGACAGTTTATACCTACTACTTTACATGGTGCGCATAGCATGACAGACCATGGTCATGGAGATATGGGCCAAGGCTTTGATTTTGACCAAAACGGTCGCGTAGATTTACTTAACGGCAGTAATGAAGAAGGCCGTTGGTACATGTACAAAAATGATACCCAAGACTTAGGTAATTACGTATTAGTTGATGTTGGTTACAGCCCGCTAAATAAGCTTGACCCCTTATCGGCACAGGTTGTGGTAACAACCGAAAGTGGTAAAACTTATCGTAAGCGTGTGGGATCAGCAGGCGAAGTCTTCTCGCAAGGCTCGATTAACATGCTGCACTTTGGTTTAGCCAATGAAACCGAGATCAAGCAAGTTGCAGTGCACTGGCGTAACGGCGAAAAGGTATACTTTAGTGATGTAAATGCTAATGCAAAATACTTAACTAAAGATGCTGCTAACCCTGCTCCAACAGCGATTGCCTTGGAACGACAAGAGAAAAAGCTTGCCGTGGCAGAAACCTATAGCTTAATGCCAAGCTTTGTTCCGTTAAACGCACAAGCTAGCGTGAGCTATCGCTCATCGGATCCAAGTGTTGCAACAGTGAGTGAAGATGGCTTGGTAACTGCGGTTGGCGATGGTGACGCAACCATTACTGTTAGCTCGTTAATCGCAGACGATGTGTCCACAACAATGGCCATTGGTGTTGGTGATTTTGACCCCATTTATGCCACCGACATTACCATTGCCGGCGATGACCAAACATTTTACGTGGGACAAACAACTAGCTTAAGCGCTACGCTAGCCTCTTCAGATCCTCTTGAACAGCCTGATGACCAAAGTATTACTTGGCAAAGTAGCAATACTGCAATCGCTACTGTAGATGGTTCTGGCGCGGTGACTGGTATTGCAGAAGGCTCAGCAGATATTACGGCGATTGCTAATGGCTCAGAGGTGGCCAATGATGTCTCTGACCTAGTTAGCTTAAATATTGAAACCTTTTATGCTTCGGCAATGAGTTTTGATGATGTTAATAAATACACTAGCACTGACTATTCGACCGGTGGTTCGATGGACGTGCAAGTTAACTATCATGCGGGATCTGGTGATAGTGTAGACAGCAACGGTATTGTTTATCGTTTACGTGAAATACAAGCGGGTTGGGTAGGCATTACTCAAGATCATACGGAAATAGATACCACTGCGGCTGGCCAAGTTTCTGGTACGAGTTCGGTGTCGATTCCTCTTAATGATGCCACCGCAAGTGCAGATTTACCGAGTGGTGATTTTCACTTCTTATTTATCGAGTTTAATACCACTAGTGGTAAGCACGTGGAAGTTAAGGTTGGTTTTGCACCAGGAGACATAACGATTGTAGCCGCACCTTAA
- a CDS encoding YhcH/YjgK/YiaL family protein: MLFGNVNKLSLVKYVNPSFVTWIDEAMALAAEKEDGRYELSGDGVFVLLMSPGTEEFAKRKAEIHKQHLDIQILLDGEEQIGYTHELAEEALALTELENDVAFFEQASNEQMVKLGKGDFAVFYPDEVHRPLCAVAEPRQVRKAVVKIPVSAL, encoded by the coding sequence ATGTTATTTGGAAACGTGAATAAGCTCTCTTTAGTAAAATATGTAAATCCATCCTTTGTTACTTGGATTGATGAAGCGATGGCTTTAGCTGCTGAGAAAGAAGACGGTAGATATGAGCTTTCAGGTGATGGTGTATTTGTATTACTAATGTCGCCAGGAACTGAAGAATTTGCTAAGCGTAAAGCAGAAATTCACAAACAGCATTTAGATATTCAAATCCTGTTAGACGGTGAAGAGCAAATTGGCTATACCCACGAACTAGCCGAAGAAGCTTTAGCCTTAACCGAACTTGAAAATGATGTGGCGTTTTTTGAGCAAGCGAGCAATGAGCAAATGGTTAAGCTTGGCAAAGGTGACTTTGCAGTGTTTTACCCAGACGAAGTGCATCGTCCGCTTTGCGCGGTAGCCGAACCTCGCCAAGTGCGCAAAGCGGTGGTTAAGATCCCTGTTAGTGCTTTGTAA
- a CDS encoding methyl-accepting chemotaxis protein, with protein sequence MSKSLIIILLLFGLLGLLLGGGVSYLNTKSKLAEGYLVEQQAITEMAKASLIEAVFVYDFEQAQAIVDALVQSPILNAVEVVDQRGKAISQASIANQKQDFNLIELQRGEDFIGTLKLQFDDSSVIATLNSEITNVMLNIILVLAVVVAAVFFYVRKLVVIPINDVANSLHQIATGDGDLTRRIPVNNDNEIGVLSSNFNLLMDNLSHLLNSIRSVSEQVSSVSHSLSSSSSESQRDSLSQQDQMEQAATSLQEMSASAEEVFVNAEQTAEKSQTAREQTLLGVELVRENSQLITRLSQSITDTSSRIDKLIDSSSAIGSVVEVIRNIAEQTNLLALNAAIEAARAGEQGRGFAVVADEVRALAQKTQESTQEIESIVAALQDNASNAASSMGASLQSSKEVDNAAGSISQALQDICEHIENINQMNTHVAVAAKQQNSVTQTIAENVTTLNTLASSIANNAKNVNGQVISLEEHNNELVVNIKRFKV encoded by the coding sequence TTGAGTAAATCCCTAATTATTATATTACTGCTATTTGGTTTGCTAGGCCTGTTATTAGGCGGTGGCGTTAGCTACTTAAATACCAAAAGCAAATTGGCTGAAGGCTACTTAGTAGAGCAACAAGCCATTACCGAGATGGCCAAAGCATCATTAATAGAAGCGGTGTTTGTTTATGATTTTGAACAAGCGCAAGCCATTGTAGATGCTTTGGTTCAATCCCCGATCCTAAATGCAGTGGAAGTAGTGGACCAGCGTGGTAAAGCTATTTCTCAGGCCAGCATTGCCAATCAAAAGCAAGACTTCAATCTAATTGAGCTGCAACGTGGCGAGGACTTTATTGGTACCTTAAAGCTGCAATTTGATGATAGCAGTGTGATTGCCACGCTAAACAGCGAAATAACCAATGTAATGCTCAACATTATATTGGTATTAGCGGTTGTGGTTGCAGCCGTGTTTTTCTACGTGCGTAAGCTGGTGGTAATTCCAATCAACGACGTGGCAAACTCTTTGCACCAAATTGCCACTGGTGACGGGGACCTTACCCGACGTATTCCAGTGAACAACGATAACGAGATTGGTGTACTTAGTAGCAACTTCAACTTACTGATGGACAACCTATCGCACCTGCTTAATAGCATTCGTTCGGTGAGTGAGCAGGTAAGCTCGGTGTCTCATTCGTTAAGTTCATCTTCTAGCGAATCTCAGCGTGACTCTTTATCGCAACAAGATCAGATGGAGCAGGCGGCTACTTCACTGCAAGAAATGAGTGCCTCTGCAGAAGAGGTGTTTGTAAACGCTGAGCAAACCGCCGAGAAGTCGCAAACGGCCCGCGAGCAAACCTTGCTTGGTGTAGAGTTGGTGCGCGAAAACAGTCAACTCATTACCCGCTTATCGCAAAGCATTACCGATACCTCTTCACGTATCGATAAGTTAATTGATTCAAGCTCAGCGATTGGCTCTGTAGTGGAAGTTATTCGTAACATCGCCGAACAAACCAACCTACTTGCCTTAAACGCGGCAATTGAAGCAGCTCGAGCTGGTGAGCAAGGGCGAGGGTTTGCGGTGGTTGCCGATGAAGTAAGAGCATTGGCCCAGAAAACTCAAGAGTCTACCCAAGAAATTGAATCTATTGTTGCCGCGCTGCAAGACAATGCCTCAAATGCGGCTAGCTCTATGGGGGCAAGTTTGCAATCGAGTAAAGAGGTGGACAATGCGGCGGGGTCTATTTCACAAGCCTTACAAGATATCTGCGAGCACATTGAGAACATTAACCAAATGAACACGCACGTTGCGGTAGCTGCTAAACAACAAAACAGCGTTACTCAGACCATTGCTGAAAATGTTACCACCTTAAATACCCTGGCTAGTTCTATTGCAAATAATGCAAAAAATGTGAACGGACAAGTGATCTCACTCGAAGAACACAACAATGAGCTTGTAGTAAATATCAAACGTTTTAAAGTATGA